Genomic window (Phycisphaerales bacterium):
GGGTTATTCCCGCGCTGTGCAAGGCCGCGAGCCAGCTGATCATCGGCGACCCGCGTGCCGAGCACCCGGTGTTCATGGGCCCGGTGATCTCGGAAGCGTCGCGGCGCGACATCCTGGAGGCGCAGCGGGCCATGCAGAAGGCGGGTGGTGAGGCCCTCGTTCTTGCAACCGCACTGGACCGCGACGGCTGGTTCATGTCCCCGGGGGTGATGCGGGTGGAGCGGTTCACGACTGGGCGAGATCTGTCGTCGGAGGCCGGTGCCGACGTGGAGATCTTTGGCCCACTGCTGCGGGTCGCGGTCGTCGACTCGCTCGAGGATGCCCTCGAGCAGGCCAACACCACGCAGTACGGCCTCGCGGCGAGCCTCTTCACGCACGACCAGCGCGCCATCGAGGCGTTCCGCCACGAGTGCCGCGCCGGGTGCATCAATGTGAACACAGGCACTGCGGGCGCCAGCAGCAAGCTGCCCTTCGGCGGCCTTGGCCAGTCCGGCAACCACCGCCCCGCGGGCTCCTTCAGCGTCGACTACTGCGCGTACCCGGTGGCCGGGATGGTCGAGACCGCTGACGCGGCACAGATCAGCCCGGGGATGCGCTTCGACGACGGTTGGTTGTGAGCGCTGCTTGCACCACCCTCCCCGCGTCGTGTGTTCCCGTAAACTAGCCGCATGCCCTCCACCATCCTCGCGAACACCCGCGTCACTCCGCGTTTCGCCGGCATCCCGACCTTCTGCCGTTACCCACAGCTCGAGCTTGTCCCCAAGGAGTCGCGCCCGCTTGACTGGGCGCTCTACGGCGTGCCCTACGACGGCGGCGTGACCTACCGGCCCGGCGCCCGCTTCGGTCCCCGCGCCATCCGTGATGCCTCGCAGTACGTCAAGCGCTACCACCTCGAGCACGCGGTTGACGTGTGCGAGAAGCTCAGCCTATGCGATGCCGGCGATGCACCCGTGAAGCCGTATGACGGCAAGGGCACGCTCGACGCCGTGACCGACTGGGTCCGCGGCGTGGCCGACGCGAACACCAAGCTCTTCGCCATCGGCGGCGATCACTCGATCGCCTACGCCAACATCCGCGCCACATGGGAGCGCTGCGGCCGCCCCGCCGGCGGTCTCGCGCTGCTCCACTTCGACAGCCACCTCGACACCGTTGATGCCGTTTGGGGCGAGAAGTGGGGGCACGCGTCGGTGTTCAAGCGCGCAATCGAGGATGGGTTCATCAACCCGCGCAAGATGCTGTCAGTGGGCATCAAGGGCCCTCTCAACACCCCCGACGACCTGGACTTTGCCAAGCAGCACGGCATCACCGTGATCACCGCCGAGCAATGGCACGCGTCCGTCCGCGCGGGCTCGCGGGAGGTGGAGGCCTTCGTCGCGCAGCTGAACGGCGCTGAGACGTACCTGACGTTCGATGTGGATGTTGTGGACCCCGCCTACGCCCCTGGGACCGGCACGCCCTCCGTCGGCGGGCTGACTTCTGCCGAGGTCTTCCGGCTCCTCCGCTCGCTCAAGGGCGCGAACATCGTTGGTGCCGACGTCGTCGAGGTGCTCCCCGACCGGGACGTGTCCGACATCACCGCCCTCCTCGCCTCCCACGTGGTGTTTGAAGTTTTGGCGCTGGATGCGATACGCCAAGGCAACTAACCGCAGAGCACGCAGAGAACGCAGAGAGGAAAATGGGATGGAGCAGTACCCGCATGCAGGATTGACGCAGGCGATCATCGGGGCGGCTATTGAAGTGCATCGGGCGCTCGGGCCCGGGCTTCTGGAGTCCGCTTACGAGGCGTGCCTTGCGCACGAGTTCGCGCTCCGCTCGATCGCATTCAAGCGTCAGGTCGAGATACCCGTCCTCTACAAGGGCATCAAGGTAGAAACCGCTTTCCGCGCCGACTTCATTGTCGAAGGCGCCGTCATTGTGGAGCTCAAGTCAGCCGAGCGGTTGACGCCTGTCTACGACGCTCAACTCTTGACCTACCTCAAGCTCACCTCCCTGCCGGTCGGATTGATTCTGAACTTCAACACCAAGGTCCTCACCGACGGCATAAAGCGCATCGCATTGACGACTTAGAGATCACTGTCCGACCGCTCCCCCTGCCTCTCTCTGCGTTCTCTGCGTGCTCTGCGGTTAAAGGTTTGGCCTGCCACATCGGCAGCCGTCCGAGCCTCGGGCGCGCAATCCTGCCGCCGTTTGCACCCGCTCACCGCCTCTGCCGCCCTCAGGCGGCTGGCATGACCCTTGCACTACCCCCCTCAGCAGCAGCAGGAGAACCAAACAATGTCCAAAATCATCGGCATCGACCTGGGCACCACGAACTCGTGCGTCGCCGTCATGGAAGGCGGCTCGCCCAAGGTCCTCATCAACTCCTCCGGTAACCGGGTGACCCCCTCGGTCGTCGGCTTCACCGACAAGGGCGAGCGCCTCGTCGGCCAGCCCGCCAAGCACCAGCAGGTGACCAACCCCAAGAACACCGTCTTCTCGATCAAGCGGTTCATGGGGCGGCGTCACAGCGAGGTCTCGTCGCAGGCTGACGCGGGGTACGGCAAGGCCGGCAACGAAGAGTCCAAAGTCCCTTACACCATCACCGGCGGGCCCGAGGAGTTCGTGAAGGTCCGGGTCAACCAGGGCGAGTTCACGCCGCAGCAAATCAGCGCCTTCATCCTCCAGGACCTCAAGAAGACCGCCGAGGACTACCTGGGCGAGAAGGTCACCCGCGCCGTGATCACCGTGCCCGCCTACTTCAACGACGCCCAGCGCCAGGCCACCAAGGACGCCGGCGAGATCGCCGGCCTCAAGGTCGAGCGCATCATCAACGAGCCCACCGCCGCGGCCCTCGCCTACGGCCTGGACAAGAAGAAGAACGAGAAGATCGCCGTATTCGACCTGGGCGGCGGCACGTTCGACGTGTCGATCCTCGACATCGGCGACGGCGTGTTCGAGGTGCTCTCCACCAACGGCGACACGCACCTGGGCGGCGACGACTGGGACCAGCGCCTGATCGACTTCCTCGCCGAGGAGTTCCGCAAGAAGGAAGGCATCGACATCCGCAAGGACCCGATGGCCCTGCAGCGTCTGAAGGAAGCCGCGGAGAAGGCGAAGATTGAGCTCTCCACGATGCAGGAGACGACGGTCAACCTGCCATTCATCACCGCCGACCAGAACGGCCCCAAGCACCTGCAGGTGTCGATCACCCGCAGCAAGTTCGAATCGATCACCAACGATCTGTTCGAGCGGCTGAAGGAGCCGTGCCGCAACGCGCTCCGCGACGCCAAGATCGACATCAGCAAGATCGACGAGGTCGTGCTGGTGGGCGGCTCCACCCGCATGCCGCGGGCGCAGCAGATCGCCAAGGAGATCTTCGGCAAGGAGCCAAACAAGAGCGTCAACCCCGACGAGGTCGTCGCCATCGGCGCGGCCGTGCAGGGCGGCGTTCTCACCGGCGACGTCAAGGACATCCTGCTGCTGGACGTCACCCCGCTCTCCCTGGGCGTTGAGACCCTCGGCGGCGTCATGACGCGCCTGATCGAGCGCAACACCACCATCCCCACCTCCAAGAAGGAGGTGTTCTCGACCGCGGCGGACAACCAGCCCAGCGTGCAGATCCGCGTGCTTCAGGGCGAGCGCGAGTTCGCCAAGGACAACCGCCTGCTCGGCGAGTTCGACCTGTCCGGAATCCCGCCCGCACCACGTGGCACGCCGCAGATCGAGGTGGAGTTCGCCCTCGACGCCAACGGCATCCTTACCGTCACCGCGACGGAGAAGGCCAGCGGCAAGAAGGCCGACATCAAGATCACCAACAGCGGCGGCCTGGACAAGAACGAAATCGACCGCATGAAGCGCGACGCCGAGGCCCACGCGGCCGAGGACAAGGCCCGGCGCGAGCTCGTCGACCTCAAGAACCAGTGCGACGCGCTGGTCATCCAGACCCGCAAGCAGCTGGAAGAGCACGGGGGCAAGGTCACCGCCGAGGTCCGCGGCAAGATCGAGTCCGCCATCAGCAACCTCGAGACAAAGATCAAGTCCGACGACAAGGACGCGATCGTGGCGGCCCGCAACGAGCTCGACAAGGCCGCGATGGAGCTCGGCAAGGCCCTGTACGAGGAGGCCGCGAAGAACGGCGGCACGCCGGGCGCGGATGCCGGTGCCGCGGGCGGCGGCAAGCCCAAGGACGACGTCATCGACGCCGAGTACAAGGTGAAGGACGAGGGCTGAGCCTCACCAGGAGTTGATCACGAGGGCGGGCGCCAGGAGCCCGCCCTTGTTTTCTTTTGAGTCGCCCGGCTGCTAGGCGTGCTCACAGATGCCACGCACCATCGCCAGGATGGGGTCGATCACGTCGGTCCCCCGCTCGCCATTGCTGA
Coding sequences:
- the speB gene encoding agmatinase; this translates as MPSTILANTRVTPRFAGIPTFCRYPQLELVPKESRPLDWALYGVPYDGGVTYRPGARFGPRAIRDASQYVKRYHLEHAVDVCEKLSLCDAGDAPVKPYDGKGTLDAVTDWVRGVADANTKLFAIGGDHSIAYANIRATWERCGRPAGGLALLHFDSHLDTVDAVWGEKWGHASVFKRAIEDGFINPRKMLSVGIKGPLNTPDDLDFAKQHGITVITAEQWHASVRAGSREVEAFVAQLNGAETYLTFDVDVVDPAYAPGTGTPSVGGLTSAEVFRLLRSLKGANIVGADVVEVLPDRDVSDITALLASHVVFEVLALDAIRQGN
- a CDS encoding GxxExxY protein, with translation MEQYPHAGLTQAIIGAAIEVHRALGPGLLESAYEACLAHEFALRSIAFKRQVEIPVLYKGIKVETAFRADFIVEGAVIVELKSAERLTPVYDAQLLTYLKLTSLPVGLILNFNTKVLTDGIKRIALTT
- the dnaK gene encoding molecular chaperone DnaK; its protein translation is MHYPPQQQQENQTMSKIIGIDLGTTNSCVAVMEGGSPKVLINSSGNRVTPSVVGFTDKGERLVGQPAKHQQVTNPKNTVFSIKRFMGRRHSEVSSQADAGYGKAGNEESKVPYTITGGPEEFVKVRVNQGEFTPQQISAFILQDLKKTAEDYLGEKVTRAVITVPAYFNDAQRQATKDAGEIAGLKVERIINEPTAAALAYGLDKKKNEKIAVFDLGGGTFDVSILDIGDGVFEVLSTNGDTHLGGDDWDQRLIDFLAEEFRKKEGIDIRKDPMALQRLKEAAEKAKIELSTMQETTVNLPFITADQNGPKHLQVSITRSKFESITNDLFERLKEPCRNALRDAKIDISKIDEVVLVGGSTRMPRAQQIAKEIFGKEPNKSVNPDEVVAIGAAVQGGVLTGDVKDILLLDVTPLSLGVETLGGVMTRLIERNTTIPTSKKEVFSTAADNQPSVQIRVLQGEREFAKDNRLLGEFDLSGIPPAPRGTPQIEVEFALDANGILTVTATEKASGKKADIKITNSGGLDKNEIDRMKRDAEAHAAEDKARRELVDLKNQCDALVIQTRKQLEEHGGKVTAEVRGKIESAISNLETKIKSDDKDAIVAARNELDKAAMELGKALYEEAAKNGGTPGADAGAAGGGKPKDDVIDAEYKVKDEG